In Chryseobacterium oranimense, a single window of DNA contains:
- a CDS encoding Na+/H+ antiporter: MHTVLPFFLAMIAAIVLLNMWATKLKIAYPILLVVFGLLVSFVPGLPVVKVDPDLIFFIFLPPLLFEASWAISFKEMKRWWRIIGSFAFLVVFFTALSVAVAANYFIPGFTIALGFLLGGIVSPPDAVSTGAIMKFVKIPKTTSAILEGESLLNDASSLIIFRFALIAVGTGQFVWQEASLSFLWMVIGGAGIGLLLGWIFVQVHKRLPTDASSDIALTFIEPYLMYWIAEQLHSSGVLAVVAGGLYMSTRRLVFLNSASRIKGYSVWESVVFILNGIVFLLIGLELPEIVGGLRSEGIPLVTAIQYGLLVTVILILARIISSYAAMLATMIFRPSVAPRASTGRRTLLMPLFLGWTGMRGVVSLAAALAIPVTLENGTPFPNRNLILFITFVVILLTLLVQGLTLPYFINKVHAFRDFMNEEEEEKTKQKIKRELRQHIYHFLKTKHENELQGHAGIERMLIHWEEKNKANDEGWMNEKNKIIFVEMLESQRQYLSELNKDISINEEVIRQHLYQIDLEEERLKMI; this comes from the coding sequence ATGCACACTGTATTACCCTTTTTTCTGGCAATGATTGCCGCTATTGTTTTGCTTAATATGTGGGCAACCAAACTGAAGATTGCCTATCCCATTCTCCTGGTTGTATTCGGGCTGCTGGTGAGTTTTGTACCCGGACTCCCGGTTGTAAAAGTAGATCCTGACCTTATTTTCTTTATATTTTTACCGCCTTTACTCTTTGAAGCCTCCTGGGCAATTTCCTTTAAAGAAATGAAAAGATGGTGGAGGATTATCGGTAGTTTTGCATTTCTGGTTGTATTTTTTACAGCACTTTCCGTAGCTGTAGCAGCCAATTATTTCATTCCCGGATTTACAATAGCGCTTGGGTTTTTGCTCGGAGGAATTGTTTCCCCGCCGGATGCTGTAAGTACCGGAGCCATCATGAAATTTGTGAAAATTCCTAAAACCACATCCGCGATTTTAGAAGGGGAAAGCCTGCTGAATGATGCTTCTTCCCTTATTATTTTCCGTTTTGCACTCATCGCTGTGGGTACCGGACAGTTTGTATGGCAGGAAGCCTCTCTGAGCTTTTTATGGATGGTGATCGGAGGAGCCGGAATAGGATTGTTGCTGGGATGGATCTTTGTTCAGGTGCACAAGCGGCTGCCTACAGATGCGTCCTCAGACATTGCATTAACGTTTATAGAACCTTACCTTATGTACTGGATTGCAGAGCAGCTACATAGCTCCGGTGTGCTTGCTGTAGTGGCGGGAGGACTGTATATGTCTACAAGACGTTTGGTATTTTTAAACAGTGCAAGCAGAATAAAAGGCTATAGTGTATGGGAAAGCGTTGTGTTCATATTAAATGGTATTGTTTTCTTACTCATCGGTCTTGAACTTCCTGAAATTGTAGGAGGGTTACGCTCTGAAGGAATTCCTTTGGTAACAGCTATTCAATATGGTTTGCTGGTAACAGTTATTCTTATTTTAGCCAGAATCATCAGTTCTTATGCTGCTATGCTGGCTACAATGATCTTTCGTCCAAGTGTTGCTCCACGGGCATCTACCGGAAGAAGAACTCTCCTGATGCCTCTTTTTCTTGGCTGGACAGGAATGCGAGGTGTGGTATCACTAGCTGCGGCTTTAGCAATTCCTGTAACTCTTGAAAACGGGACTCCTTTTCCTAACAGAAACCTTATATTATTCATCACATTTGTTGTTATCCTGCTTACTTTATTGGTTCAGGGGCTTACATTGCCTTATTTCATCAATAAAGTCCATGCATTCCGGGATTTTATGAATGAAGAAGAGGAAGAAAAAACAAAACAGAAAATAAAACGTGAGCTGAGACAGCATATTTACCATTTCCTTAAAACAAAGCATGAAAACGAATTGCAGGGACATGCAGGAATAGAAAGAATGCTGATCCATTGGGAAGAAAAAAACAAAGCAAATGACGAAGGCTGGATGAATGAAAAGAACAAGATTATTTTTGTTGAAATGCTCGAAAGTCAGAGACAGTATCTTTCAGAGCTTAATAAAGATATATCCATTAATGAAGAGGTCATCCGCCAGCATTTATATCAGATTGATCTGGAAGAAGAACGTCTGAAAATGATATAG
- a CDS encoding M15 family metallopeptidase gives MDKVTSERINKLHPSVRDEVKQIIKECDEALTGRAKVRITQGLRSFEEQEKLYAIGRITSGKKVTNAKAGQSIHNYGLAVDICLMIDGKVASWDTAKDWDNDQVADWYECVKIFARHGWDWGGNWKTFKDLPHFEKKNIQTKKGLVKTNWRTLSKMPRDKQNYILF, from the coding sequence ATGGATAAAGTAACGTCAGAGAGAATAAACAAGCTGCATCCTTCTGTAAGAGATGAAGTAAAGCAAATTATCAAAGAATGTGATGAAGCCCTTACCGGAAGAGCCAAAGTAAGAATTACACAAGGCCTGAGATCCTTCGAAGAACAGGAGAAACTATATGCTATTGGAAGGATTACTTCCGGAAAGAAAGTAACCAATGCCAAAGCCGGCCAGAGCATCCACAATTACGGGCTTGCTGTTGATATCTGCCTGATGATCGACGGAAAGGTGGCAAGCTGGGACACAGCCAAAGACTGGGATAATGATCAGGTAGCCGACTGGTACGAATGTGTAAAAATTTTCGCACGACACGGCTGGGACTGGGGTGGAAACTGGAAGACCTTCAAAGACCTTCCCCACTTTGAAAAAAAGAATATCCAGACCAAAAAAGGACTGGTAAAAACGAATTGGAGAACGTTATCCAAAATGCCAAGAGATAAACAAAATTATATTCTATTTTAA
- a CDS encoding patatin-like phospholipase family protein has translation MKKTTILSLDGGGIRGIITCIILRYIEEQLQYHDNPGAKLGDYFDLVAGSSTGGLIASIILCPDEHRKAKYSIQKGLELYAEKGGDIFQVSFWEKLINPFGLINEKISQEALEKNLNDFFGNLELKEFIKPCLITSYDIENRRAKIFNSWEANLSTDNFYVKDICRATSAAPTYFSPVQIKSMYGQIFSLIDGGMFANNPALCAYAEARKIPFAEVLKNHQKANHPGVNDMIIVSIGTGIESRPYSFRKLQKSGKIGWVNPIIDILMSANAETVDYQLCQMFQTLGQRNQKNYYRLNPSLKNASPGMDNVRRSNIENLIQAGLSYIDDNREILNQIVQKLIKNKI, from the coding sequence ATGAAAAAGACAACCATTCTTTCTTTGGACGGGGGCGGAATAAGGGGTATTATCACCTGCATTATTCTCCGCTACATAGAAGAGCAGCTTCAGTATCATGATAATCCGGGGGCAAAACTCGGTGATTATTTTGATCTGGTTGCAGGAAGCAGTACAGGCGGACTGATTGCTTCTATTATTCTGTGTCCCGATGAACACCGGAAAGCGAAATATTCTATCCAGAAAGGATTGGAATTATACGCTGAAAAGGGAGGCGACATATTTCAGGTTTCTTTTTGGGAAAAGCTAATCAATCCATTTGGCTTGATTAATGAAAAAATTTCCCAGGAAGCTCTTGAAAAAAATTTGAATGATTTTTTTGGAAATTTAGAACTTAAAGAATTTATAAAACCATGTTTAATAACCAGTTATGATATTGAAAACAGAAGAGCAAAGATTTTTAATTCCTGGGAAGCCAATCTGAGTACAGATAATTTTTATGTAAAAGATATCTGCAGAGCAACTTCAGCTGCTCCTACTTATTTCAGTCCTGTCCAGATCAAATCGATGTACGGACAGATATTCAGTCTTATCGACGGAGGTATGTTTGCGAATAATCCAGCTTTATGTGCCTATGCGGAAGCCCGGAAAATTCCTTTTGCAGAGGTATTAAAAAACCATCAGAAAGCAAATCATCCGGGTGTGAACGATATGATCATCGTTTCTATCGGAACAGGAATTGAGTCCAGACCTTATTCTTTCAGAAAGCTTCAAAAATCAGGAAAAATAGGCTGGGTAAACCCGATTATTGACATATTGATGTCTGCCAATGCAGAAACTGTGGATTACCAGCTGTGCCAAATGTTCCAGACATTAGGTCAGAGAAATCAGAAGAATTATTACCGTTTGAATCCTTCTTTAAAAAATGCATCTCCCGGTATGGACAATGTAAGAAGATCAAATATTGAAAATTTAATTCAGGCAGGACTGAGTTATATTGATGATAACCGGGAAATCCTGAATCAGATTGTACAGAAACTGATTAAAAATAAAATATAA
- a CDS encoding leucine-rich repeat domain-containing protein — protein MKTKQELKLLFENGDKPTQEDFWALLDSYWHKDEKISENAIDLVEKVIAIVENGILSGHSLAIFIPKETKIIKQGAFQFSGMDYQIIEVNFNEGLEEIGAYVFQSQNIKKVKTPSTLKIINNGAFDGQVNMVSGSDSLEEIILNEGLIRIGDYAFNCSRAAVKDLYIPTSVQTVGQNAFALPLLKTVSAPAGLDLSNAGIPATATITYR, from the coding sequence ATGAAAACAAAACAAGAATTAAAACTCTTATTCGAAAACGGAGATAAACCAACGCAGGAAGATTTCTGGGCTTTACTAGATTCTTACTGGCATAAGGATGAAAAAATTTCTGAAAACGCTATTGATTTAGTTGAAAAAGTAATTGCTATTGTTGAGAACGGAATACTTTCGGGACACTCACTAGCTATCTTCATTCCTAAAGAGACTAAGATAATCAAACAGGGAGCTTTTCAGTTTTCAGGGATGGATTATCAGATTATTGAAGTAAATTTTAATGAAGGGCTTGAAGAAATTGGAGCGTATGTATTTCAATCTCAAAATATCAAGAAGGTTAAAACACCCTCTACTTTAAAAATTATTAATAATGGTGCTTTTGATGGTCAGGTAAATATGGTCTCAGGCTCAGACTCATTGGAAGAGATTATCCTGAATGAAGGATTGATCAGAATCGGAGATTATGCTTTTAATTGTTCCAGAGCTGCAGTTAAAGACCTATATATCCCCACCTCGGTTCAGACTGTCGGACAAAATGCATTTGCCCTTCCTTTACTAAAAACAGTTTCAGCTCCAGCCGGACTGGATTTAAGTAATGCAGGAATTCCTGCAACAGCTACAATCACCTATAGATAA
- a CDS encoding leucine-rich repeat domain-containing protein, whose translation MKTKEELRKYFENGDIPAQEEFWEWQESYWHKDEKLTNNSLDLIAYDEFVHSPTDSTEIVGMGKKIIFPEGTKIIGSHSTGMSFSYGIGKNTLTTVIFPNSLEKIKSSAFSSQFLKGSLRIPGSCKIIENSAFASSNCKIAELILEEGIETIGSGTFQMYNNPNLTEIYIPDSVKSVGENAFNIPSLTHVSALSGLDLSTAGIPATATITYR comes from the coding sequence ATGAAAACAAAAGAAGAACTAAGAAAATATTTCGAAAACGGAGATATCCCGGCACAGGAAGAATTCTGGGAATGGCAGGAATCTTACTGGCACAAGGATGAAAAGCTCACGAACAACTCACTTGATCTCATTGCCTATGATGAATTTGTCCATTCTCCCACAGATAGTACGGAAATAGTTGGAATGGGCAAAAAGATTATATTCCCCGAAGGAACAAAAATAATTGGAAGCCATTCCACCGGTATGAGTTTTTCGTATGGAATAGGCAAAAACACTCTTACTACTGTTATTTTCCCTAACTCTTTGGAGAAAATTAAGTCTTCCGCTTTTTCATCGCAGTTTTTAAAAGGATCTTTAAGAATTCCAGGATCATGCAAGATTATTGAAAATTCAGCATTTGCAAGCTCAAACTGTAAAATAGCAGAGCTTATACTGGAAGAAGGAATAGAGACAATCGGGAGTGGCACATTTCAAATGTATAACAATCCAAACCTTACAGAAATATATATTCCAGATTCGGTAAAATCAGTGGGTGAAAATGCATTTAATATTCCATCGCTTACCCATGTATCCGCCTTGTCAGGATTAGATTTAAGTACCGCAGGAATCCCTGCAACAGCTACAATCACCTATAGATAA